ggcctgcaccgcgtacgccgacagaaatacgccaattcttgggtctggcaggttattacagacggtttatcaaggatttctcaaagattgctcaaccgcttacattactgacacagaagggtgttacctatcgctggggggagccccaggagactgcttttcagcacctaaaggataggctttgcagcgcacctattctctcattgccagagggcacagatgacttcgtggtatattgtgatgcatccattcggggacttggatgtgtgttaatgcagcgagacaaggttatcgcttacgcctctcgtcaactaaaggttcatgaacgcaactacacgacgcacgatttagagctgggagctgttgttttcgcgcttaagatatggcgacactacctgtacggtaccaggtgcacgatttacaccgatcacaggagcctcgagcatatccttaagcagaaggatttgaacatgcgtcaacgacgatgggttgagctactgaacgattacgaatgcgctatcaagtatcatccaggcaaagccaatgttgtggctgatgccctcagtcggaaagacactttacctcggcgcgtgcgagcgctacagcttacgattcagtctagccttccagcacagatacgaaatgctcaggtagaagcactgaagcccgaaaacgtcaaggctgaagccttacgcggctcacgacagcaaatggaacagaaggcagacggcgcccactatgtaacggggcatatttgggtcccactctatggcggtctacgcgaacttgtaatggatgaagctcacaagtctcgctactcggtatatccagggtcggataaaatgtaccacgatatcagcactacttattggtggcctggcatgaaggcccacattgctacgtacgttgggaagtgcttgacttgtgcgagagtcaaggttgaatatcagaaaccagctggcctacttcagcagcctaagatacctcaatggaaatgggaagaaatttccatggattttgttacgggtttacctagatcccagcgtgggaatgataccatatgggtgatcgtggatcgactcaccaagtctgcacacttcctacctataaaggaaacggacaagttctccactctcgcagacgtctatcttaaagaagttgtttcgaggcacggggtgcccacatctatcatttcggatcgtgatgcacgattcacgtcagaactttggcaagcgatgcataaatctttcggctcacggttagacatgagcacagcatatcatcctcagacggatgggcagtctgagagaacgattcaaacacttgaagacatgcttagggcatgcgttatcgacttcggcaacggctgggaaaagcatctccctttggtggagttctcgtataataatagttatcacaccagcatccaagccgctccattcgaggcactgtacgggcgtaaatgccggtcacctctctgttgggcagaggtgggggatagtcagattacgggtccagagattgtagtggacgccacagaaaagatagcacagatacgacaacgcatggcggcagcacgcgaccgtcagaaagcctacgcggacaagcgtagaaagccattggagtttcaggtcggggaccgggttttattgaaagtctcaccctggaagggtgtggttcgttttggcaaacggggcaaactgaatccgcgatacgtcggaccattcgagatcatagaaaagattggcaaagtagcatacaagttgaaactaccagctgaactcggggcagttcacaatgtttttcatgtatcgaacttaaagaagtgcctatcagatgaaaacctcatcattccttttaaagaactcactatcgacgagcggttgcagttcgtcgaggaaccagtagaaatcacggaccgggatgtgaaggtcctcaaacacaagagaatccctcttgtccgagttcgttggaactccacacgtggcccagagtacacctgggaacgcgaagacaggatgacagaaaagtacccccagttattcgaaactaatgctaccactactgaggctgaagctactacttcggaatttcgggacgaaattccagatcaacggggggaggatgtgacaccccaggaaaatcagtgaacaatacagtttacctagcttcctcagtgagtgcataccaaatttcgggacgaaatttccaattagttggggataatgtgacaactcgtacttcgaACCTGTATTTGTATTGTGtataacgtatgtgaacgtgctttgattttatgtgttcggaGTTATTAAATACTATTATGTGCAATGTGTTCTACAAGTATGTTTAATGGCCCAATCGCACAATGGTTAGACATTGTTAAATCGAACCGCACAAGCCATTGGGCTTCACACTTGCACGCGGACcttagggcagcccatgtaagggccggcccacccccTTATACCGTGTAAACACTTAGGGACTTGATccttttctcatttgttacacaacacaagaaaacacacacaaccctacctctcattctctctctctcgtctccTCTTAGAACCGGCCGAGACTTTCTTTGTTCATCCTACAATTCGGATCCTACAATTCGGTAAGTGTCTCATTAATGGCTAGTACTATATGTGATGTTGTTAATTGTCGGATTTACATGATCGGTTAGGGTTTTGATAGTGATTCGGTTGATATGTTGTATGATATTTGTGTACATGATAAACGGATTGAAGTCGCCATCCTTGTTATTGACCTTGTTGTAAATCAGATTGGATGATTTGAACCGAATAAGATACAAATCGGCTGTTATGTATTGTTTGATCGGATATGTTTATGTATTGTTTTGGACAAGTGTTCTTGATTATGTTTggtattagggttcataagaattgatgtTGATTTTCCCTGATTGATCGATAATTGCCATATTATGAAACTGATAAAGGTTGGTAATTGatgataataatcattgtttgatctgatttccgaaactgcctaagttgtttgctagaatcacggaatgattgttacaggaattatggaaaccagttacacacacggttgcgactcagattgcgagtcgaaacctcacagtctcgactcgagacaacagacagcacaagccgagaccatggttgcgagtcccgttgcgactcgtaaccagaccatgatgagccgagaccacctgttgcgactcgtaaccagcagttgcgactcgcaatctcctgttgcgactcgagatcgccggttgcgactcgagaccacctttgcacgtacatatgtttgggcctacactgtcacgggcccaaccgtttgggccaaatgattgaATTTGTGAACTGTTTGTTGTTGGACTAGTATGTGTTCACTATTTGGGCCGAGTTATGTTGGGCCAGGGTTAGAACGCACaagtatgctcttgactgctaagtgttatCATGTTCTATGCGTGCTCGATACATGTTATCTTGTATGTTCTATACGcgtattaccttagtcaaaacctgacttgcataataaccatgataggacgtggttgaccatttacttgctacctgtactctttgtgtatctgccgagcaaaccaaggtgagttcacacagccaaggcatgggattcccgggttgggaattgggttggatatgttgaatatggaatgattactcgtacttacgcattctctagactatagaccatcgtcctcaggttagtcaggacacgttacgtaaagcctacgtaacccagtttatttgccatttgtctcccgggtcgggaggacacgttacgtaaagcctacgtaacccaataccatctactggcttccaggtcggaaggccacgctgcgtaaagcctacgtagcccccacgcgtaccaatgtcctcggggaagggcacgtcacgtaaagcctacgtgaccctgtacgttttcctgttctcggtaaagaagaacacatggtcggaagttagtctagtaaatactgttaatgagaagccctcattagccaggataaacatgggaagcccccaccagtaatatgaacgcaaggtttgggaagcccccacctttagtacacactagtatgggaagcccccactagctatacttatgcactatgttatgaacttactttctgtgaactcgctcaactagtttgttgattatttgctgcatgccttgcaggaccttaggtacattatggagcttgcacagggaggagcagggcgttgtgggatacggatcatgaactttatctgaacttataactattttgagattacatactatgcttccgctatttaaacgatgtttggttttgaaacatcaatcatgtcatgatgatttacattgattacttttattattaaatgctatgtttgatatgattgatggcttgatcctggtcagtcacgctcccaagcggtggtactccgcgggtggattttgggggtgtgacagagatactaggttttgttgatgcatgattcatgacttgtaagttatAAGAAATATTTAGCAAAAAGTAGTCACGAACCTTacaaaaatgttttcttttataaatcatacgaaaatcgataagaaaatcagatgatataaaagataGTTGTAtggttaagtgaataaccaagtaaaaatggatttgtataaatatgtcttttgtaaaacaatgtcttgtaaaatgtgtcatttgtataaaatgtattatatatttgttcatgTCGAtgtggtttaaataacgctacaatATGTACTATCATAAaggcacttatatataggaagtaccaacggcatatccaccatgcttttatgatattacacacgcctcgttatttaaagCACAtaccaaataaccaccaatgtGTCTTGTTTAAACAAATGTcaaatgttcatgtataacaaTGTTTAATGTCTCAATGTCATGTGTAAATCATGTCTTATACAGCAAATATTAAGTAACAACAATGTCTTGTATGGTGAATAAAAATATTTACTCAAACCACATGTATATGTcaatgtataatcaaatgtcatgTAAAACCGAATGTCATGTACAAAAcgatgtttttgaataaaccatAGTTtagatcaaaagttatgttttgcaaaatcAATGCTTTATTGTTACGAACATCTATGCAGTAATGtttatcgcatacattcaagccttgcgactgtcgGACAAACCCTTAAAAAGTTAAAGGTTTATCAattatgtatatcggattctgtcattccttaCTTCCAAATAAACCTAGGAAgccaggaatgggagttgtcaattcctatggtaccactacatactaccgagcggcgtgatcaatgttaatgaacgtattttagtccctttaaacataccaaatgtcataccaaatgtaagcatgttatgtaaaaacaatgtactaagtatgctaagtaaacatatgaagcaaaaatgtcatgtaaatcaatgtgcccatatgctgagtaaacatatgaagcaaaagtgtttatgaaatcaacgtgctagcatgctcagtcaacatacatagcaaagcataacggaaatcatgtactatatgtgtactagatgaacatagcaagtatatgtcaagaaaaacacaaaagtaacaagtaggcacatgtgtatcaccccaaaatatttgaaagcggtaaaagaggggactatgtactcactagATATTGCTTAATAGTCTTGGAATAACAACCAAGTAACGCTCGAAGGATCACGGGATAAAACAgtacctaatataggtaactacgttaaaaAACCGGATCTAAATCAGAAGATCGGATaaaatgaggtctcgtaaaccaaatgagtattgaaaCTCATATGATATTGTTTAACAAGGCCTATATACTAAGTCGGAACCTAtgctaagtgcttatgacccgttacgactcgttaaggtagtttatgctactttaacgtgtcgttcgcgcaaaagcgcgttcggaccgcataactagtcctatgacaagtattatatgccttaacatgtctaataatattgcacaatcagtttagatgtcaaaatttaggttacatatgcttaaaatgaaataaagcgtaaaaagggcattttggtcattttcctaaggcatataaaccacctatcatacaactaactaaacgaagtgactataaggtataacctcagaaggttattccctataaaactatggtcacaaaatatgtttggtcggatcctaatgatcgaccaaacgggtcgggtttgaaagtctaagcggttgtttagaccgcttaacttacgaccatatataagcactagactaaaagtgacgagttaaacatgttaaaacatgtttaactaagttagaaaacaggtttgatatcaaaacaaagtgttttgatacccgaaaatagcttGATCGCAAAATACACAAAAAATACGCATTTTGAttgaaactttgactcgtcactacgcctaatcaacgtggtaatcagtaggtatggtcacaagggactataaccatcgtgattacgctcacgttgcaaagttcaaacgaactttgtgttgaccaatcatggtcaaagcagaaagtcaaacactgtttgactttcatgcttgaaaagcaCAACCAAGCATGAAagaaagagtaaattgccattttagtctctaAGTTTTGTcccaaattgccattttagtccaaatagtttttttttctcctctagGTCCCTGagttatctattttttttttgccattttgatcacatagcCTAACTCTGTTTAAAAACTCAgttttaaccaggggtatttttggcatttcCGTTATAAACTTTCAACTTGCCATTTTAGTCCGAAACTTgttttacattaaaaaaaattaaaagaaaaaaattaatgttAATtcttttttgagtaaactgccattttggtccctgtggtttggtcacttttgccactttagtctaaaactcaaactttttgcatctgggtccctgtggtttcagttttattgccattttggtccaaaaatgaaatcatgtcatatttgtcttataaaatcctgttattttgtcatttttcgcaggggcaaaatgatcatttcttttttataaataaattacttattttataagacaaatatgacctgatttgcccatgaggaaaatgacaaaattgcaggattttataagacaaatatgacctgatttcatttttggaccaaaatggcaataaaactgaaaccacagggacccagatgcaaaaagtttgagttttggactaaagtggcaaaagtgaccaaacctcagggactaaaatggcagtttactcattttttttattaaacctaTAGAATTCTTTtctttttgagtaaactgccattttggtccctgtgttttgggcacttttgccattttagtccaaatctcaaactttttacatctgggtccctgtggtttgaattttgttgccatttcagtccaaaactcaaaatccCTGATTTTTTACTGttgaaaactgattattttgtcctttagcgcagggacattttggtcatttttaaatataatttcatTTGTGCAACCAGTagatcaaataaatcatcatcatccccaacataatcacatctctctctctctcttctctctctctctatagcaccaccaccaccaccgtcgtccCATCCAACAGTCACACCCACACCTCCTTCCTCGTTTTCTGGTGACAGCGGCTCCGCAAATAAAACCCTGAAGTTGtcgatgatgaagatgaacaCCAGCAGCAGCAAACACCAGCCACCACCGCCCCCATCTGCCACCACCGCCCCCATGTCTCTACACCACCTCTCAATCCCGCCACCTGCCATCACCCACTCCCACCCCCCacaaccaccgtcaccaccacccacctgcaaccaccaacaccaccatccaCTTGCCACCACAACCATCGTGAAAACCCCTCAAATCCAAAAACCTACCATGAAAAACCCTCAAATCCACCACGGTAACCACCCAAAATCCCCAAATATTCACTAGAAACAAAAACTCAAAATCCCCAAATATTCACTAGAAAGTTCATAAAACAcccaaaatccccaaaatactCACATTATCACTTACCAGACGACGTGttgttttagtgagagagagagagagatcgagggttatatatatatatatatatatatatatatatatatatatatatatatatatatatatatatatatatatattaatcttGTTTTAATTTATTAGAAGAGTAAAATCagaatgaccaaaatacccctgcactaaaggacaaaataatcagGTTTCAACAGTCGAAATatagggtttttggattttggactaaaatggcaacaaaatgcaaaccacagagacccaGATGTAAAatatttgagatttggactaaaatggcaaaagtgcccaaaccacagggaccaaaatggcagtttactctttcttTTTTATATAAAAGCTATACTTAATtacttgtttatttttatttgtttatatattttcacTTTATTTTTAAATATCCTCTCTCTTTCTtccacactctctctctctctctctcgtttctTTTTCTGTGTTTTTGTTTCATTTTGTCCCAACCCCAACGAAGATTCCCAATCCCCAAATCCACATCAAAAATTCAAAACCATATACAATCAAAATC
The Helianthus annuus cultivar XRQ/B chromosome 6, HanXRQr2.0-SUNRISE, whole genome shotgun sequence genome window above contains:
- the LOC118479597 gene encoding leucine-rich repeat extensin-like protein 1 — translated: MKMNTSSSKHQPPPPPSATTAPMSLHHLSIPPPAITHSHPPQPPSPPPTCNHQHHHPLATTTIVKTPQIQKPTMKNPQIHHGNHPKSPNIH